A region of Hemiscyllium ocellatum isolate sHemOce1 chromosome 41 unlocalized genomic scaffold, sHemOce1.pat.X.cur. SUPER_41_unloc_3, whole genome shotgun sequence DNA encodes the following proteins:
- the LOC132808872 gene encoding cardiotrophin-1-like yields the protein MSNADSLSGMVERCYQLLVWLGDEAPSLLQLYMELQGFRDGPPGMPGPHLRLPAPPGPDGDDWEPARRLCQHRSASRQLASLLGGVLGEQRVLNETRHQLHQQLQLAITGLQGLDANLGHALASLGTGQEQEDGQEAEESDGPAQGPSDQASGLAHWEAKVNGYHIVAHYTQWVGRAAEDLVRLKELLKPEA from the exons ATGTCGAACGCGGACTCGCTCAGTGGGATGGTGGAGAGATGTTACCAGCTGCTGGTCTGGTTAGGGGACGAAGCCCCCTCCCTCCTGCAGCTCTAC ATGGAGCTCCAGGGTTTCCGCGATGGACCTCCGGGGATGCCAGGGCCCCACCTCCGTCTGCCCGCCCCTCCCGGCCCTGACGGCGACGACTGGGAGCCCGCCCGCCGACTGTGCCAACACCGCAGCGCCAGCCGCCAGCTGGCCTCCCTCCTGGGGGGTGTGCTGGGCGAGCAGCGGGTGCTGAACGAGACCCGGCACCAGCTTCACCAGCAGCTGCAGCTGGCCATCACCGGCCTCCAAGGGCTGGACGCCAACCTGGGCCACGCCCTGGCGTCGCTGGGCACCGGCCAGGAGCAGGAGGATGGGCAGGAGGCGGAGGAGAGCGACGGGCCGGCCCAGGGACCCTCtgaccaggcctcaggcctggCCCACTGGGAGGCCAAGGTGAACGGTTACCACATCGTGGCCCACTACACCCAGTGGGTGGGCAGAGCCGCCGAGGACCTGGTCAGGCTGAAGGAGCTCCTGAAGCCTGAGGCCTAG